ACCCTTATAACCTTTCTGAGATCAGGATGAGTGAATGTAGCCGTTCAACTTACGATAATGAATCCCAGCTATTCTTTTATGACAAAAAAAGCGGCGAGGGAAAAGATGACCTAACCGGGTGTATCGCCGAAAACATGCTGTTGGTAAAGATCCCGGAGAGCCGGTTTCTGGATCCCTACATGTACTCCATGCTCACTAACCTGCCGGTCTCCCGGTTCCTTGAAAATGGCCGTATGCTGATGTACCGGGTTGCAGAGACCGTACCGGTAACACAGCGGATGATCGACCGAGTTATAAAAAAAATAGGGCCTAGTGGAGAATCCTATGAAAATCTTTTTAAGGCCGCCAAGCGGGAAGCCGCTGCCCTGAATAAAAATATACAAAGTGCCCTTAATCCCAAGCTGAAAAAGCGACAGATCGGTCTAAAGTAAATCCTCCAGATTTAATTAAACCTCCACTAATACGATAATAATGAAAAAGATTTTGCTGGTACTACTGCTGATGGGGACATTAACAGTAATACCTACCCAACGGAGCCATGCTATTGTCTGGGTTGTCGTTAAAGCCGCGCTTAAAAAGGTGATCCGCCAGATCGATCTGGGTATTCAGCGCCAGCAAAACAAAGTGATATGGATGCAGAACGCCCAGAAAAATTTAGAAAATACCATGTCCCGGTTGAAGCTGAAAGAGATATCCGAATGGTCTGATAAGCAACGCCAGCTGTATGATCAGTATTTTAAAGAGCTCTGGAAAATTAAGAATGCCATCCATACTTATCAGGAGGTCCGCGCTATCATCAGACGGCAGGCCAGCCTGGTGGACGAGTACAGTCATGCCTGGTCCCTGCTGCAGAAAGACGGCCGCTTTACACTACGCGAGCTCCGGCAGATGTACCATATCTATAGCGGTATCCTGGAGGAGAGTGTGAAAAGCATTGAAGAACTGACGATGGTAGTCAGCAGTCTTACGACGCAAATGGGCGATGGCCGCCGTCTGGAGCTAATCGCATCCGTCAGCCGTCAGCTGGAACAGAACCTGGTTGACCTCCGCCGCTTTAATAACCAGAATTTCCGTATCAGCCTGTCCCGCGCTGCCAGCGCGGATGAACAAAGATTGATCAAGGAACTCTACGGACTTGCAAACTGATACTTATGGAGATCGATGGTCGGCAATATGAGCATATGGCAGAACGCTTTGCGATTGCTTTGCGGCTCAAAGGATACAGGGGTAACTTTTTCCTGATGGATAGCCGCACAGAACGGCGGCTGCCGACTGATGGCACCATTGAGAACTGCTTAAGTAAACTGCGCAAGGAGTTTGAGCTTAACGGTGACTGCCAGGATGTATTGCTGTCCACATTTTCCGATCCTGCGTGCCAGCACTACCGGTGTACATTTTTACTGGATTACTCACATATTTCAGGCTTCCATATCCGCATCGGACATCTTTATGATGTGAAGCAGGATCTGCACCATGTGATGAAGCATCTGCCGGTGGAGCAGGTTCCCGGCGCGGCAATGGTCCCTACATTTTTTCCAACGAAGAAGCCCTGGGATGATTTCCTGCGCGGAAATGGTTTCAAACCCAAATTCTAAATGTCATGAAACAGGAGCGATTGATGGAGTATATAAAAGCCTACCAGGAACTTTTAGCGGAAAAGCATTACGATGATGCTACGCTGGGCAACGGTCATCCAGCTGATGCTACAAAAATGAACCTTCAAAAAGGGTTCCTTGAATTCTTAAGTGAGGGAAAGGCTGATCAGGATGGCCTGCTGGTCCTGCAAACCTTCGGAAAAATAGGGCCCAGTAAGGAACGGGTAGGTATTGCTTTTGAGTTTCACCATAACGGGAACCTTGGAACCATTGATCTGAAACAAATGAAGATCGACAATGACCATG
This sequence is a window from Chitinophaga varians. Protein-coding genes within it:
- a CDS encoding conjugal transfer protein TraI, with amino-acid sequence MKKILLVLLLMGTLTVIPTQRSHAIVWVVVKAALKKVIRQIDLGIQRQQNKVIWMQNAQKNLENTMSRLKLKEISEWSDKQRQLYDQYFKELWKIKNAIHTYQEVRAIIRRQASLVDEYSHAWSLLQKDGRFTLRELRQMYHIYSGILEESVKSIEELTMVVSSLTTQMGDGRRLELIASVSRQLEQNLVDLRRFNNQNFRISLSRAASADEQRLIKELYGLAN